The following coding sequences lie in one Heyndrickxia oleronia genomic window:
- the celB gene encoding PTS cellobiose transporter subunit IIC — translation MNKLMNFLERYITPFAAKVGNQRHLISIRDGIIMAMPLIIVGSLFLIIANLPIHGYTEFMAHLFGTSWQEKLTYPVGATFDILGLVISFGIAYRLAERYKVEPVSAGIISLAAFVLTTPHQTLFTNSTGKTEIISGVLPINLLGSQGIFIAMIFALLSTEIYRIIIQKNITIKMPSSVPPAVAKSFSALVPAFTVIVLVWIIRLIVGMTPWEDIPNMISTWIGMPLKHLGGSLGGTLVIVFCISLLWMIGLHGDNIVGAVMSSIWLALMDENRIAFQDGKPLPHVITQQFFDNFLNLGGTGATLAIVLLMLIVAKSKQMKQLGKLSIGASVFNISEPTVFGTPIVLNPFFMIPFILTPLVLTIINYVTMSLGLVAAPSGVAVPWTMPIVLSGFLATGHLSGAIIQIIDLLVAMFIYYPFFRMWDKQRLREETKAEQKDKVSALS, via the coding sequence ATGAATAAATTAATGAACTTCTTAGAACGCTATATTACACCATTTGCTGCAAAAGTCGGCAATCAACGTCATTTAATTTCGATTCGTGATGGGATCATTATGGCCATGCCATTAATCATTGTCGGTTCTTTATTTTTAATAATTGCTAATCTACCCATACATGGATACACCGAATTTATGGCACATTTATTTGGAACAAGTTGGCAGGAAAAATTAACTTATCCAGTTGGGGCTACTTTTGATATTTTAGGGCTTGTCATTAGTTTTGGAATTGCATATAGATTAGCTGAAAGATATAAGGTGGAACCAGTTTCAGCAGGGATTATTTCACTAGCTGCATTCGTTCTAACAACACCACATCAAACATTATTTACGAATTCCACTGGAAAAACAGAAATAATTAGTGGTGTGTTACCTATTAATCTATTAGGTAGTCAAGGGATATTTATCGCAATGATTTTCGCCTTATTATCAACAGAAATATATCGAATAATTATTCAAAAGAATATTACTATAAAGATGCCTTCTTCGGTACCTCCTGCAGTTGCTAAATCTTTTTCAGCTCTAGTTCCTGCTTTTACAGTTATTGTTCTAGTATGGATTATTCGATTAATTGTTGGTATGACACCATGGGAAGATATTCCTAACATGATCTCTACATGGATTGGAATGCCGCTTAAACATCTTGGTGGTAGTCTTGGCGGAACATTAGTTATAGTCTTTTGTATATCTTTATTATGGATGATTGGGTTGCACGGCGACAATATTGTTGGCGCGGTAATGAGTTCAATATGGTTGGCCCTAATGGATGAGAATCGCATTGCTTTTCAGGATGGGAAGCCCCTTCCCCATGTTATTACCCAACAATTTTTCGATAACTTTCTTAATCTTGGAGGCACAGGAGCAACATTAGCAATTGTTCTCCTTATGCTTATAGTCGCTAAAAGTAAACAAATGAAGCAGCTCGGTAAATTATCTATTGGTGCTAGTGTGTTTAATATTAGTGAACCAACCGTATTTGGAACACCGATTGTTTTGAATCCTTTTTTTATGATTCCATTTATCTTAACACCGCTTGTTCTAACAATCATTAACTATGTGACGATGTCACTCGGTCTTGTTGCAGCTCCAAGTGGTGTCGCAGTACCTTGGACAATGCCAATCGTATTAAGTGGATTTTTAGCTACAGGACATTTATCCGGCGCGATTATTCAAATTATTGATTTATTAGTCGCCATGTTCATTTACTATCCATTCTTCCGTATGTGGGACAAGCAGCGATTACGGGAAGAAACAAAGGCAGAACAAAAAGACAAAGTAAGTGCGTTATCATAA
- a CDS encoding 6-phospho-beta-glucosidase, which produces MLKIVTIGGGSSYTPELIEGFIKRYDELPVTDIWLVDIEEGREKLEIVGSLAKRMVEKSGLPIKIHLSLNRREALKNADFVTTQIRVGLLDARIKDERIPLKYGVIGQETNGPGGLFKALRTIPVILEICKDMEELCPNAWLINFTNPAGIVTEAVLRHTSIKKVIGLCNLPIHTKINIAEMLGVERERVQVQFAGLNHMVYGLNVYLDGANVTKKVLDILTGDTKGAIDMNNIPDLDWEPEFIRALGVLPCSYHRYYYQTQKMLEEELEAYKKNGVRAEVVKQLEGDLFELYKDPNLDIKPPQLEKRGGAYYSDAACSLIDSIYNDRGDIQTVNTQNNGAIAGIPNESAVEVNCVITKNGPIPLTVGELPIAVNGLIQQIKSFERTTIEAAVTGDYHKALLAMSINPLVPSDTVAKQILDEMLEAHKEYLPQFQH; this is translated from the coding sequence ATGCTTAAGATTGTAACTATTGGTGGAGGTTCAAGCTATACTCCTGAGCTTATTGAAGGATTTATTAAACGATATGACGAATTACCCGTTACCGATATTTGGTTAGTAGATATTGAGGAAGGTCGCGAAAAACTAGAAATTGTTGGTTCACTTGCAAAACGCATGGTGGAAAAGTCTGGACTTCCTATCAAAATCCATCTATCACTTAATCGACGAGAAGCATTAAAAAATGCCGACTTTGTTACAACACAAATTAGAGTCGGTTTACTGGATGCCCGCATAAAAGATGAAAGAATCCCATTAAAGTATGGTGTAATTGGTCAAGAAACAAATGGTCCTGGTGGTTTATTTAAAGCTTTAAGAACAATACCTGTTATATTAGAGATTTGTAAGGATATGGAGGAACTTTGTCCGAATGCATGGTTAATAAATTTCACTAATCCTGCTGGTATCGTAACTGAAGCGGTTCTACGCCATACCTCAATTAAGAAAGTAATTGGACTTTGTAATCTACCAATTCATACAAAGATTAACATTGCCGAAATGCTGGGTGTTGAAAGAGAACGTGTGCAAGTACAATTTGCAGGCTTAAATCACATGGTTTATGGATTAAATGTATACCTTGACGGCGCAAATGTGACAAAAAAAGTACTAGATATTTTAACTGGGGATACAAAGGGTGCTATTGATATGAATAATATTCCCGATCTTGACTGGGAACCTGAGTTCATACGTGCATTAGGAGTTCTACCTTGTTCGTACCACAGATATTATTATCAAACACAAAAAATGTTAGAAGAAGAATTAGAGGCTTACAAAAAAAATGGCGTCCGTGCGGAGGTAGTAAAACAGCTTGAAGGTGATTTATTCGAGCTTTATAAGGATCCAAATTTGGATATCAAGCCGCCACAACTCGAAAAAAGAGGTGGAGCCTACTATAGTGATGCAGCTTGTAGTTTAATTGACTCAATTTATAATGATCGTGGTGATATACAAACCGTTAACACTCAAAATAATGGCGCTATCGCAGGTATACCTAATGAATCCGCAGTTGAAGTGAATTGCGTTATTACGAAAAATGGCCCAATTCCATTGACTGTAGGTGAATTACCTATTGCGGTCAACGGATTAATTCAACAAATCAAATCCTTTGAAAGAACGACAATCGAGGCTGCTGTTACAGGTGATTATCATAAAGCCCTACTTGCAATGTCCATTAATCCACTCGTTCCATCAGACACAGTAGCAAAACAAATCTTAGATGAAATGCTAGAGGCACATAAAGAATACTTACCACAATTTCAACATTAA
- a CDS encoding mismatch-specific DNA-glycosylase, producing MKLLPDHLKNNLDILFVGFNPSIRSAETGHHYANPNNRFWKILFESGLTPCKLRAEDDYKLLEIGYGLTNIVSRPTKSAEEITKEEYQYGREQLKRIILNYHPKIICFVGKGVYQEYSKKRSVHWGLQDEPVVKGTLDFVAPSSSGLVRMNFNEITEIYSELTRLLEQFK from the coding sequence ATGAAACTGCTACCTGACCATTTAAAAAATAACTTGGACATCTTATTTGTTGGTTTTAATCCAAGTATCCGATCGGCAGAAACAGGACATCATTACGCAAATCCCAATAATCGCTTTTGGAAAATACTATTTGAATCCGGGCTAACTCCATGTAAACTGCGAGCAGAGGACGACTACAAACTACTTGAAATCGGATATGGATTAACAAATATTGTATCAAGACCTACAAAATCAGCTGAAGAGATTACAAAGGAAGAATATCAATACGGTAGAGAACAATTAAAAAGGATTATTCTTAACTATCATCCTAAAATCATATGTTTCGTAGGAAAAGGTGTTTATCAAGAATACAGCAAAAAAAGATCGGTTCACTGGGGTCTCCAGGATGAACCAGTCGTTAAAGGAACATTAGACTTTGTTGCTCCTTCTTCTAGTGGGCTTGTACGAATGAATTTTAATGAAATCACTGAAATTTATAGTGAATTAACAAGACTTTTAGAACAATTCAAATAG
- a CDS encoding CPBP family intramembrane glutamic endopeptidase, which yields MEYIDKIGERIETRSLFIYLVIIYIIFSIGDILNHSHYLYPYIFKIISGVLILIISFVYLPIRNLYMNVLNFSILKKLSTYFWIVFIYMMFFYLNHLFFKSGFLMNTGLLDNYYSPIRFPLRFNHEFILYIFTSGILFPIWEELVQRVCTVVFLSRLFPLWICVILQAIIFGLLHMDKPLLIILFALLSFFLWFVTKSIIPSIIFHMLYNIHGGLLIYYNIDVIPRW from the coding sequence ATGGAGTATATAGATAAGATTGGCGAGAGAATAGAAACTAGATCATTATTTATATATTTAGTTATTATTTATATTATCTTTTCGATAGGGGATATTTTAAATCATTCCCATTATTTGTATCCATATATTTTTAAGATAATATCGGGAGTTCTTATTTTAATCATTAGTTTTGTTTACTTACCAATTAGAAATTTATATATGAATGTGTTGAATTTTTCTATATTAAAAAAACTCTCTACATATTTTTGGATTGTATTTATATATATGATGTTTTTTTATCTAAATCACTTATTTTTTAAATCTGGCTTCCTAATGAATACAGGGCTGCTTGATAATTATTATAGTCCTATTCGATTTCCACTCCGGTTCAATCATGAATTTATCTTGTATATCTTTACATCAGGAATTTTGTTTCCAATATGGGAAGAGTTAGTTCAACGAGTTTGTACAGTTGTTTTTTTATCAAGATTATTTCCATTATGGATCTGTGTTATATTACAAGCTATTATTTTTGGACTCTTGCATATGGACAAACCATTGTTAATTATACTATTTGCATTATTATCATTTTTTCTTTGGTTTGTTACTAAGTCTATTATTCCATCAATCATATTTCATATGCTATATAATATTCACGGTGGACTATTAATCTATTATAATATTGATGTTATACCAAGGTGGTAA
- a CDS encoding YtoQ family protein translates to MKLTVYLAGQIHDNWREKLIQMAEEKELPLEFVSPQTDHDLSDSIGENILGKQPGPLYKDDAASSINNFRTQVLMQKSDVVIALFGEKYKQWNTAMDASTAIALNKPTIIVRPESLIHPLKELSNKANVTVETIEQALEVLAYIYE, encoded by the coding sequence ATGAAACTTACCGTTTATTTAGCTGGTCAAATACATGATAATTGGCGAGAAAAATTAATTCAAATGGCTGAAGAAAAAGAACTACCATTAGAGTTTGTGTCTCCACAAACAGACCATGATTTATCGGATTCTATCGGGGAAAACATTTTAGGAAAACAGCCTGGCCCACTTTATAAGGACGATGCTGCATCTAGTATTAATAACTTTCGCACACAGGTTCTTATGCAAAAATCTGATGTAGTGATTGCTTTATTTGGTGAAAAGTATAAACAGTGGAACACAGCAATGGATGCTAGTACTGCAATTGCTTTAAATAAACCAACAATTATTGTCCGTCCAGAGTCTTTAATCCATCCATTAAAGGAGCTTTCAAATAAAGCTAATGTAACTGTCGAAACAATTGAACAGGCTTTAGAAGTGTTAGCATATATATATGAATAA
- a CDS encoding MATE family efflux transporter, which yields MNNRMNERFSNESIPKLLLSLATPAIAAQLINALYNIVDRMFIGRMPETGTLALTGLGVVFPITMIISAFAALVGYGGAPLASIKLGEGKPKKAEELLGSCFLMLLLLSMILTTIFLIFKSQILVLFGASPDTLPFANSYLGIYLIGTISVLISLGLNQFIAAQGFAKTAMITVCVGAVLNTILDPLFIFCMNMGVKGAAIATIISQTMSAVWVICFLTSKRSYLRLRFKNLFLRPKVITSILALGLSPFIMQFTEGLIQIIFNTSLSRFGGDLYVGSIGIMSSLMQLFSLPLSSFAQGAQPIIGYNYGAGNYSRVKATIKYCVIFCASLGLLMWSIAIFLPQLPIRIFTNDINLINLTMHLMRIFFLGTCIYGIQLALQQVFIALGQAKVSIFIAVFRKMILLIPLVFILPTFISPKTDAVIIAEPISDFCAALTCCVLFSLKIKKLLK from the coding sequence ATGAATAATCGTATGAACGAACGTTTCTCTAATGAAAGTATTCCTAAATTATTGCTTTCATTAGCTACTCCTGCAATTGCGGCACAATTAATTAATGCGTTATATAATATTGTTGATCGAATGTTTATTGGAAGAATGCCTGAAACTGGTACTCTAGCATTAACTGGTCTTGGTGTTGTATTTCCGATTACAATGATCATTTCAGCATTTGCAGCACTAGTTGGCTATGGTGGAGCTCCACTTGCTTCAATTAAGTTAGGAGAAGGAAAGCCTAAAAAGGCTGAAGAGCTACTTGGAAGCTGTTTCCTTATGCTTTTACTCCTATCAATGATTTTAACCACCATTTTCTTAATCTTTAAATCACAAATATTAGTATTATTTGGAGCGAGCCCTGATACATTACCTTTCGCCAATTCTTATTTAGGAATATATTTGATTGGAACAATTAGTGTCTTGATCTCATTAGGCTTAAACCAATTCATTGCTGCACAAGGGTTTGCCAAAACCGCAATGATTACTGTGTGTGTCGGTGCAGTCCTTAATACAATCCTTGATCCTCTATTTATATTTTGTATGAACATGGGAGTTAAGGGCGCTGCAATTGCTACAATTATTTCACAAACTATGTCAGCTGTATGGGTCATTTGCTTTCTCACATCGAAACGCAGTTATTTGCGACTTCGATTTAAAAATTTGTTTCTTAGACCAAAAGTAATAACTAGTATTCTCGCATTAGGACTATCTCCTTTCATTATGCAATTTACCGAAGGATTAATTCAGATAATATTCAACACTTCTCTTTCTCGTTTTGGTGGAGATTTATATGTTGGCTCAATCGGGATCATGAGTAGTCTTATGCAACTTTTCTCACTTCCATTATCTAGCTTTGCACAAGGTGCGCAACCGATAATTGGCTATAACTATGGAGCTGGTAACTATTCACGAGTAAAAGCTACGATTAAGTATTGTGTTATCTTTTGCGCCTCTCTAGGCTTACTTATGTGGAGTATTGCTATTTTTCTCCCACAGCTTCCAATAAGAATTTTCACAAACGATATAAACTTAATCAATCTAACGATGCACCTTATGCGAATCTTCTTTTTAGGTACTTGTATTTACGGAATTCAATTAGCATTACAACAGGTATTTATTGCTCTTGGTCAAGCTAAGGTTTCAATATTCATTGCTGTTTTTCGTAAGATGATCTTGCTTATACCACTAGTATTTATCCTTCCAACATTCATTAGTCCAAAAACAGATGCGGTAATTATTGCGGAGCCTATTTCAGACTTTTGTGCTGCACTTACTTGTTGTGTATTGTTTTCGTTAAAGATAAAAAAGCTACTGAAGTAA
- a CDS encoding DUF2197 domain-containing protein, protein MNYYEVNCFSCKKDFKVYEGTNAYKRFKINRKSKYCCDDCSHKIRLEAIKNFFK, encoded by the coding sequence ATGAACTATTATGAAGTTAATTGTTTTAGTTGTAAAAAGGACTTTAAAGTATATGAGGGAACCAATGCTTATAAGAGGTTTAAGATAAATAGAAAGAGTAAATATTGTTGCGATGATTGTAGTCATAAAATACGATTAGAAGCAATTAAGAATTTTTTTAAGTAG
- a CDS encoding DUF1835 domain-containing protein, translated as MKTKDYHPYIYFLVDSNIVFVYKIESNSYLQIDELHSSGQWETYILEEGDVFDTFLHTESKPLEGRSYLIAQERYLIMLDKINHQIHKYKKMLYDKTIPIHIACSESAAGCIRVGLDQPKRVIGFPGLLSIGPLWKINEEAGINYRNEWLFEHINFESDDYAYQVTFKNSIREINDIPEQSPIYLWYGDNADEQICLRFILHLLKNKPNKIYLLNTNALHKSVDKNQKLTYSSQLTPEDLKDIYEKHTFDQILSIQDRIQFVKEWENLLRSKNVLRIYTKQEIKEVPEDYYDSFILNTLKDLHEKRGQKEFIVTGELIGHLFDLNPSIYPIFLEYRIRHLVYSGTLELKGIPKSMRHYSVKLR; from the coding sequence TTGAAAACAAAAGATTATCATCCTTACATTTATTTTTTAGTTGATTCAAATATAGTATTTGTTTATAAAATTGAATCTAACAGCTATTTACAGATAGATGAATTACATAGTAGTGGCCAATGGGAAACGTATATACTTGAAGAAGGAGATGTATTTGATACATTTCTTCATACGGAAAGTAAGCCTCTTGAGGGAAGGAGCTATTTAATAGCGCAGGAGAGATATTTGATTATGCTTGATAAAATTAATCACCAAATACACAAGTATAAAAAAATGCTATATGATAAAACAATTCCGATTCATATAGCTTGTTCAGAATCGGCAGCTGGTTGCATACGGGTAGGTTTAGATCAACCAAAACGAGTTATTGGTTTTCCCGGTTTATTATCGATCGGACCACTGTGGAAAATTAATGAAGAAGCTGGAATCAATTATCGGAATGAATGGCTATTTGAGCATATTAACTTTGAAAGCGATGATTATGCCTATCAAGTTACATTCAAGAACTCAATTAGAGAAATTAATGACATTCCTGAACAATCACCGATTTATCTTTGGTATGGAGACAATGCAGATGAACAAATTTGTCTTCGTTTCATTCTACATCTTTTAAAAAATAAACCCAATAAGATCTATCTATTGAACACGAATGCACTGCATAAATCTGTAGATAAAAATCAAAAATTAACGTACTCTAGCCAATTAACGCCAGAGGATTTGAAAGACATTTATGAAAAACATACTTTCGATCAAATTTTGTCAATCCAAGATAGAATCCAATTTGTAAAAGAATGGGAAAACCTTTTGCGTTCGAAAAATGTATTACGAATATATACTAAACAAGAAATCAAAGAGGTTCCTGAGGATTATTACGATTCCTTTATTCTAAACACATTAAAGGATCTTCATGAGAAGCGTGGCCAAAAGGAATTTATAGTAACTGGAGAATTAATCGGTCACCTATTTGATCTCAATCCGTCCATTTATCCAATATTTTTAGAATATAGAATTAGACATCTTGTCTATAGCGGTACGTTAGAATTAAAGGGAATACCAAAATCGATGAGACATTATAGTGTCAAATTGAGATAA
- a CDS encoding ring-cleaving dioxygenase yields the protein MNHLKGIHHVTAITSSAEKNYEFFTYVLGMRLIKKTVNQDDIQTYHLFFADDIGSAGTDMTFFDFPGIPKGKHGTNEISKTSFRVPTDAALEYWVKRFDRLEVKHTGISEQFGKKTLSFVDFDDQQYQLISDENNKGVASGTPWQKGPIPLEYAITGLGPIFVRIAEFDYFKEVLEKVLLFKEIAHEGSFHLFEVGEGGNGAQVIVEHNVILPRAQQGFGTVHHAAFRVEDRSVLEEWIQRMQSFRFPTSGYVDRHFFESLYANVAPQILFEFATDGPGFMGDEPYETLGEKLSLPPFLEPKRKEIESLVRPIDTVRSTKEFIKE from the coding sequence ATGAATCATTTAAAAGGAATCCATCATGTAACAGCAATTACAAGTAGTGCAGAAAAGAATTATGAATTTTTCACCTATGTACTAGGGATGCGTTTAATTAAGAAAACTGTAAACCAAGATGATATACAAACCTACCATCTTTTCTTTGCAGATGATATCGGTAGTGCAGGTACAGATATGACATTTTTTGATTTTCCTGGTATTCCAAAAGGGAAACATGGAACGAATGAAATATCAAAAACTTCTTTCCGTGTACCAACAGATGCTGCATTAGAATATTGGGTGAAACGATTTGATCGTTTAGAAGTTAAACATACAGGCATCTCTGAGCAATTCGGTAAAAAAACTCTTTCATTTGTCGATTTTGATGATCAACAATATCAGTTAATTTCTGATGAAAATAATAAAGGGGTTGCTTCAGGTACACCATGGCAAAAAGGACCGATACCATTAGAGTATGCTATTACAGGCTTAGGACCAATTTTTGTCCGCATTGCTGAATTTGATTACTTCAAAGAAGTACTGGAAAAGGTTCTTTTATTTAAAGAGATTGCACATGAAGGCTCTTTTCATTTATTTGAAGTCGGAGAAGGTGGAAATGGTGCGCAAGTAATAGTAGAGCACAATGTTATCCTTCCGCGTGCCCAACAAGGGTTCGGAACTGTACATCATGCTGCCTTTCGTGTTGAAGATCGTTCCGTGCTAGAAGAATGGATTCAAAGAATGCAATCCTTCCGTTTCCCAACTTCTGGCTATGTGGACAGACATTTCTTTGAATCTTTATATGCAAATGTAGCACCACAAATTTTATTTGAATTTGCAACCGATGGACCAGGTTTTATGGGTGACGAACCTTATGAAACCTTAGGGGAAAAACTATCTTTACCACCTTTTCTAGAACCAAAAAGAAAAGAAATCGAAAGTTTAGTTCGACCAATTGATACTGTAAGAAGTACAAAAGAATTTATTAAAGAATAA
- a CDS encoding GNAT family N-acetyltransferase, translating into MLVGKSIFLKPLKSTDAQASLNLQLENREFFEKFSMIRSNHFYTLDGQIEWIKKLEKEAEEDQQYYFGIFLTDNQKLIGTINLFQVLRGSLQSAFIGYFLDRKHNGKGYTTEAVKLIVEYGFHHLKLHRIEAGVMPHNIPSIRVLEKGGFHKEGIAKKNVKINGNWEDHQVLAIINPHD; encoded by the coding sequence TTGTTGGTGGGCAAATCTATTTTTTTAAAGCCATTAAAATCTACTGATGCTCAGGCATCTCTAAACCTACAATTGGAGAATCGCGAGTTTTTTGAAAAGTTCTCTATGATTCGTTCTAATCATTTCTATACACTTGATGGACAAATAGAATGGATTAAAAAATTAGAAAAGGAAGCAGAAGAGGATCAACAATATTATTTTGGAATATTTTTAACAGATAATCAGAAATTAATAGGGACGATAAATCTTTTTCAAGTACTTCGAGGTTCACTTCAAAGTGCATTTATCGGATATTTCTTAGATCGAAAGCATAATGGTAAGGGGTATACAACAGAAGCTGTTAAATTAATCGTCGAGTATGGGTTCCATCATTTAAAATTACATAGAATTGAAGCGGGAGTAATGCCTCATAATATTCCCTCCATTAGAGTATTGGAGAAGGGCGGATTTCATAAAGAAGGAATTGCTAAGAAAAATGTTAAAATTAATGGAAACTGGGAAGATCATCAAGTATTAGCAATAATAAATCCACATGATTAG
- a CDS encoding aminopeptidase P family protein: MNSSFFVQNRQHLYNNLEDQSLLILFAGSAPQKSADEAYKFVPNRHFYYLTGINEQNIMFLAKKMNNKVEEYLFIKKADPFMEKWVGKTISEIEATEVSGITDIRYIDQFDSFLSQTLLSDSSNHLYLDLERREWDTYTTKAQQFVSKIQANYPYVQIKNVYPIISELRVFKKPEEIENIKKAIDITYEGIKHMMAHAKPGMMEYQLEAYFDFILKSNGVIDYAFPTICASGKNGTILHYDKNNSKTEDASLVLLDLGAQYGYYSADISFTFPVNGKFTEKQKTYYNIVLKALKETTALIKPGVAFAKLNEHTKKVLAEECIKVGLIKEESEISKYYYHGVSHFLGLDTHDVGTYKDLILQPGMVLTVEPGLYIEEEAIGIRIEDDVLVTEDGNEILSKDIIRTVEEIEAFMNK; the protein is encoded by the coding sequence ATGAATAGTAGTTTCTTTGTCCAAAACCGTCAACATTTATATAATAATCTAGAAGATCAATCCTTACTTATTTTATTTGCTGGATCTGCTCCACAAAAATCAGCAGATGAGGCCTATAAATTTGTTCCTAATCGTCATTTTTATTACTTAACAGGAATCAATGAACAGAATATTATGTTTCTCGCGAAGAAGATGAATAACAAGGTAGAGGAATATCTTTTTATAAAAAAAGCCGATCCTTTTATGGAAAAATGGGTAGGGAAGACAATTTCAGAAATTGAGGCGACGGAAGTATCAGGTATAACAGACATTCGTTATATTGATCAATTTGATTCATTTTTGTCTCAGACATTATTATCAGATTCGTCAAATCATCTATATCTCGATCTTGAAAGAAGAGAATGGGATACATATACAACGAAAGCTCAACAATTTGTGAGCAAAATACAAGCAAACTACCCATATGTGCAAATCAAAAATGTTTATCCAATAATTTCTGAACTACGCGTATTTAAAAAGCCTGAGGAAATCGAAAATATTAAAAAGGCAATTGATATTACATATGAAGGCATTAAACATATGATGGCACATGCAAAGCCAGGTATGATGGAATACCAGCTTGAAGCATATTTTGACTTTATATTAAAGTCTAATGGGGTTATAGATTATGCCTTTCCAACAATCTGTGCAAGTGGGAAAAATGGGACGATTTTGCATTATGATAAAAATAATTCAAAAACGGAGGATGCAAGCTTAGTATTATTAGATTTAGGTGCTCAATACGGTTACTATAGTGCAGATATTAGTTTTACTTTCCCTGTTAATGGGAAGTTCACTGAAAAGCAAAAAACTTACTATAATATTGTTTTAAAAGCACTTAAGGAAACGACAGCATTAATAAAGCCAGGTGTAGCATTTGCTAAATTAAATGAGCATACCAAAAAGGTTCTTGCTGAAGAATGTATAAAAGTGGGACTGATTAAAGAAGAAAGTGAAATCAGTAAATATTATTATCATGGTGTTAGCCATTTCCTTGGCTTAGACACTCATGATGTAGGTACTTATAAGGATTTAATCCTACAACCTGGAATGGTTCTAACAGTTGAACCAGGATTGTATATTGAAGAAGAAGCGATTGGAATTCGAATTGAAGACGATGTCCTTGTGACCGAGGATGGAAATGAAATTCTTTCGAAGGATATTATCCGAACTGTAGAGGAAATCGAAGCATTTATGAATAAATAA